In Mytilus edulis chromosome 7, xbMytEdul2.2, whole genome shotgun sequence, a single genomic region encodes these proteins:
- the LOC139482042 gene encoding uncharacterized protein isoform X2 yields MGILKSEQNLEQECHIFALPSYMAVLWKQKRFDTWFYSKVKFSRYTWIFMPINKSQNHWILLAANIPSKTVSILDSMNENNDKYVQLWRNYMKVRSEKIKQDVDCNWKKGNLKSSQQNDGHSCGPFILMNALALSQGLEPNQLTQTAALVMRQHVTNKIIETSRKPKTQRTICDMLDCKKPIKDAWVQCEVCGRWLHFKCIGLKTEPKNDYVCTVCDSQSHCGGADGDRIDDQSLVTSPEVGEDTVIVEEGMDMTGDSKKRMRSDSGDEEQNETAEDSGGKKKGAWNGVFKEELIPD; encoded by the exons ATGGGAATCCTAAAGAGTGAGCAAAATTTAGAACAAGAGTGTCACATTTTTGCTCTGCCTTCATATATGGCAGTCCTTTGGAAGCAAAAACGGTTTGATACATGGTTTTACAGTAAG GTAAAATTCTCAAGATACACTTGGATTTTCATGCCTATAAACAAATCTCAGAACCACTGGATATTACTGGCAGCAAATATTCCATCTAAAACTGTATCAATACTGGATTCCATGAATGAAAACAATGACAAATATGTACAACTTTGGAG GAATTACATGAAAGTAAGAAGTGAGAAAATAAAACAGGATGTTGATTGTAATTggaaaaaaggaaatttaaaatCCAGTCAACAAAATGATGGCCATAGCTGTGGACCATTTATTCTTATG AATGCACTAGCCCTATCACAAGGTCTTGAACCCAACCAGTTGACTCAAACAGCAGCTCTTGTGATGAGACAGCATgtcacaaataaaattatagaaacaTCTCGAAAACCAAAGACACAGAGGACAATTTGTGACATGCTGGATTGTAAGAAACCAATTAAAGATGCATGGGTTCAGTGTGAAGTGTGTGGGCGATGGCTCCACTTCAAATGCATTGGACTGAAGACAGAGCCAAAAAACGATTATGTATGCACTGTTTGTGACTCACAATCTCATTGCGGTGGAGCGGATGGTGACAGAATAGATGACCAATCCCTGGTGACATCGCCAGAGGTAGGAGAGGATACAGTCATAGTGGAGGAGGGGATGGACATGACCGGAGACAGCAAGAAGAGGATGAGGAGCGATAGTGGTGATGAGGAACAGAACGAGACAGCGGAAGATAGTGGTGGGAAAAAGAAAGGAGCATGGAATGGTGTTTTCAAGGAGGAACTTATCCCAG ATTAA
- the LOC139482042 gene encoding uncharacterized protein isoform X1 codes for MGILKSEQNLEQECHIFALPSYMAVLWKQKRFDTWFYSKVKFSRYTWIFMPINKSQNHWILLAANIPSKTVSILDSMNENNDKYVQLWRNYMKVRSEKIKQDVDCNWKKGNLKSSQQNDGHSCGPFILMNALALSQGLEPNQLTQTAALVMRQHVTNKIIETSRKPKTQRTICDMLDCKKPIKDAWVQCEVCGRWLHFKCIGLKTEPKNDYVCTVCDSQSHCGGADGDRIDDQSLVTSPEVGEDTVIVEEGMDMTGDSKKRMRSDSGDEEQNETAEDSGGKKKGAWNGVFKEELIPGMLSKPTSDTPDS; via the exons ATGGGAATCCTAAAGAGTGAGCAAAATTTAGAACAAGAGTGTCACATTTTTGCTCTGCCTTCATATATGGCAGTCCTTTGGAAGCAAAAACGGTTTGATACATGGTTTTACAGTAAG GTAAAATTCTCAAGATACACTTGGATTTTCATGCCTATAAACAAATCTCAGAACCACTGGATATTACTGGCAGCAAATATTCCATCTAAAACTGTATCAATACTGGATTCCATGAATGAAAACAATGACAAATATGTACAACTTTGGAG GAATTACATGAAAGTAAGAAGTGAGAAAATAAAACAGGATGTTGATTGTAATTggaaaaaaggaaatttaaaatCCAGTCAACAAAATGATGGCCATAGCTGTGGACCATTTATTCTTATG AATGCACTAGCCCTATCACAAGGTCTTGAACCCAACCAGTTGACTCAAACAGCAGCTCTTGTGATGAGACAGCATgtcacaaataaaattatagaaacaTCTCGAAAACCAAAGACACAGAGGACAATTTGTGACATGCTGGATTGTAAGAAACCAATTAAAGATGCATGGGTTCAGTGTGAAGTGTGTGGGCGATGGCTCCACTTCAAATGCATTGGACTGAAGACAGAGCCAAAAAACGATTATGTATGCACTGTTTGTGACTCACAATCTCATTGCGGTGGAGCGGATGGTGACAGAATAGATGACCAATCCCTGGTGACATCGCCAGAGGTAGGAGAGGATACAGTCATAGTGGAGGAGGGGATGGACATGACCGGAGACAGCAAGAAGAGGATGAGGAGCGATAGTGGTGATGAGGAACAGAACGAGACAGCGGAAGATAGTGGTGGGAAAAAGAAAGGAGCATGGAATGGTGTTTTCAAGGAGGAACTTATCCCAGGTATGCTTTCGAAACCGACAAGTGACACCCCGGACTCTTAA
- the LOC139482043 gene encoding uncharacterized protein, whose protein sequence is METLNELRQYGESLGLANEDLIRFIESQQAKQRDDRRFEREREKEEWEVEKVRLEHELELKRLDNTRLLETEKHREEKCNVNPSKVPKLPPFEEGTDDMDAYLRRYERYAISQKWDKSIWATHLSALLKGNALNVYALMPSDQALDYDALKTCLLKRYNMTEDGFKQKFRSCRPEFGETFQQFSVRLGSYFSRWIDMSNVVKTFDGLYDLMLRDQFLHICNNEVMLFLKERVPKSIDDMTRYADQFKEARRVNIVSLTNQTQKGKSQPSQKPNNARNQEPPKQSDRDRNRHAGGYGGGNRFDRKCFKCNKSDHLISNCPLLKNKVGNVQNSGSRGKETPICGNVITLTDSIITTQVSNLTIPEQCEKKPIKMPVAKGKLGNRVVTVLRDTGCNGVVIKKSLVSIDCFLDDYQTCVLADGSSVKVPIAIITIDSPYYQGEVKAWCMEKPLYDVIIGNIDGAREPYDPDISPTVSVVTRQQAKKRDNPYPKLKVPGSIKDVSLEDIEYEQQSDASLSKLRQYVAEGRNFEKTNGTKVNYILKKKLMYREFMSPKVENGKLFRQLVVPEVYRSDVMKLAHESLMAGHMATRRTVYRVLSEFYWPGVESDVKRYCQSCDICQRTVPKGKQVRAPLGKTPIIDVPFRRVAVDIVGPLVPVTDKGNRYILTLVDYATRYPEGVALPSIETERVAEALIDIFCRVGFPREMLTDMGAQFTSNLMSEVSRLISLRQLTTTPYHPMCNGLVERFNGTMKMMLKRLCAERPRDWDKYLGPALFAYREVPQESVLFSPFELVYGWPVRGPMTILKELWTREITDPEVRSTYEYVINLRERLESTCELVKQNLEKASRKQSRIYNRKSRSRKIKVGQKVLVLLPTKANKLLMHWKGPFSIVEKISDLDYRIDMRGKLKMFHVNMLKLYVEREQTNVCVSAPDHKVGFVATVSVIDLENEDTDDVDNYESELIETPVAVAKETLRDVHINEALKANETVKVQCLLDKFSHVLTDIPGRTNVLQHDIKLTSDDPVRFKPYPIPYAMLDTVNKEVDKMLEMDIIERSDSPYSSPFVIVKKKDQSNRFCIDFRGLNSITIFDAETMGNIEEMFSKLSGYQFISKIDLTKGYWQISLVDAAKPKTAFQTPRGLFQFKVLPFGLVNSGATFVRCMRKVLEGLENVDNFVDDIIVYTRSFNHHMEVLESVFERLASANLSARPSKCYIAYSSLEVLGHIVGTDRLSPNPDKIEVIKNAHRPTTKKQVRSFIGMAEFYRKFVPNFSDIASPLTDLTKKGQPNQVRWEAIHERAFSSLKNALVKAPVLKLPNFSQVFILQTDASDNGIGAILLQDEDNIRLPVSYASKKLKASERNYSTIEKECLAIVWAISKFQRYLYGKQFILETDHQPLIYLQKSKIANARLMRWSLLLQPYRFRIVAIKGKDNVGADFLSRI, encoded by the coding sequence ATGGAGACTCTAAATGAGTTACGACAGTATGGTGAGTCGTTGGGGTTAGCCAATGAAGATTTAATTAGGTTCATTGAGTCACAACAGGCGAAACAGCGCGATGATAGACGTTTTGAAAGAGAAAGAGAGAAGGAAGAATGGGAAGTTGAAAAGGTAAGATTAGAACATGAGTTGGAATTGAAAAGACTAGATAATACTCGTTTATTGGAAACTGAAAAACACAGGGAAGAAAAATGTAATGTTAACCCCTCAAAGGTACCTAAACTACCTCCTTTTGAGGAAGGTACTGATGATATGGATGCATATTTGCGTCGTTATGAAAGGTATGCTATATCGCAAAAATGGGACAAATCAATATGGGCCACTCATTTGAGTGCACTTCTTAAAGGTAATGCATTAAATGTGTACGCTTTGATGCCCTCAGATCAAGCATTAGATTATGATGCTCTTAAGACATGTTTGTTGAAGAGGTATAACATGACTGAAGATGGCTTTAAGCAGAAGTTTAGATCTTGTCGTCCAGAGTTTGGTGAAACGTTTCAACAATTTTCTGTTCGTTTGGGTAGTTATTTTAGTAGGTGGATTGATATGTCTAATGTTGTGAAGACGTTTGATGGACTTTATGATCTTATGTTAAGAGATCAGTTTTTACACATATGTAATAACGAGGTAATGTTATTTCTGAAAGAGAGAGTACCGAAGTCCATAGATGATATGACTCGGTATGCTGATCAATTTAAGGAGGCAAGGCGAGTAAATATAGTTTCACTTACAAATCAGACTCAAAAAGGTAAGTCACAGCCGTCTCAAAAACCCAACAATGCACGGAACCAAGAACCGCCAAAGCAAAGTGACAGAGATAGAAATAGACATGCAGGAGGTTATGGTGGTGGAAACAGGTTTGATAGAAAGTGCTTTAAGTGCAACAAATCAGATCACTTGATATCGAACTGTCCATTATTGAAAAACAAGGTTGGTAATGTACAAAATAGTGGTTCACGGGGAAAGGAAACTCCAATCTGCGGGAATGTTATTACTCTTACTGATAGCATTATTACTACACAGGTAAGTAATCTTACAATACCTGAACAGTGTGAAAAGAAACCAATCAAAATGCCTGTAGCTAAAGGTAAGTTAGGTAACCGTGTTGTGACAGTACTTCGCGATACAGGATGTAATGGAGTTGTTATAAAGAAAAGTCTTGTAAGTATAGATTGTTTTCTAGACGATTATCAGACATGTGTATTAGCTGATGGATCGAGTGTTAAAGTACCTATAGCTATAATTACTATAGACAGTCCTTATTATCAAGGTGAAGTAAAAGCATGGTGTATGGAAAAACCATTATATGATGTTATTATAGGAAACATAGATGGTGCTAGGGAGCCTTATGATCCCGATATATCTCCGACGGTAAGTGTAGTAACTCGACAGCAAGCGAAGAAGAGAGATAATCCATATCCGAAATTAAAAGTTCCAGGAAGTATTAAAGATGTTAGTCTAGAGGACATTGAGTATGAACAGCAGTCTGATGCAAGTTTGTCGAAGCTAAGACAGTATGTAGCTGAAGGCAGAAACTTTGAGAAGACCAATGGTACAAAGGTAAATTACATATTGAAAAAGAAACTTATGTATAGAGAATTTATGTCGCCGAAAGTAGAAAATGGTAAGTTATTCCGTCAATTGGTCGTTCCTGAAGTTTATAGAAGCGATGTCATGAAATTAGCACACGAGTCATTGATGGCTGGACATATGGCTACACGACGTACAGTATATCGTGTATTATCAGAGTTTTACTGGCCAGGAGTTGAATCCGATGTCAAGCGGTATTGCCAGTCCTGTGATATTTGCCAACGCACTGTACCAAAAGGTAAGCAAGTGAGAGCACCTTTGGGTAAAACCCCTATCATAGATGTACCTTTTCGCAGAGTAGCTGTAGATATAGTTGGACCTTTAGTACCAGTAACTGATAAAGGAAATCGTTATATACTAACTCTTGTTGATTACGCTACAAGGTATCCAGAAGGAGTAGCGTTACCATCTATCGAGACAGAAAGGGTAGCGGAAGCATTGATTGATATATTTTGTAGGGTAGGTTTTCCAAGAGAGATGTTGACAGATATGGGCGCACAATTTACTTCCAATTTAATGTCTGAGGTGAGTAGACTGATTTCTCTTCGGCAGCTTACTACTACACCGTATCATCCTATGTGTAACGGACTCGTTGAAAGGTTTAATGGTACGATGAAGATGATGTTGAAACGACTATGTGCAGAGCGTCCGCGAGATTGGGATAAGTATTTAGGACCAGCATTATTTGCCTACAGAGAAGTACCTCAGGAGAGTGTTTTATTTTCCCCATTTGAATTGGTATATGGTTGGCCAGTCAGAGGTCCAATGACAATTCTTAAAGAATTGTGGACTAGAGAAATTACTGATCCTGAAGTGAGGTCCACATACGAGTATGTTATCAATTTACGAGAAAGATTGGAGTCGACTTGTGAATTGGTTAAACAAAACTTGGAGAAAGCTTCACGTAAACAGTCACGTATATATAACAGAAAGTCACGTTCAAGAAAGATTAAGGTAGGTCAAAAAGTATTGGTGCTACTACCTACTAAAGCAAATAAGTTGCTGATGCATTGGAAAGGACCATTCTCTATAGTAGAAAAGATAAGTGATCTTGATTACAGAATTGATATGAGAGGTAAGCTTAAAATGTTTCATGTCAACATGTTGAAACTGTATGTTGAACGTGAGCAAACTAACGTGTGCGTTAGTGCACCAGATCACAAGGTAGGTTTTGTTGCTACAGTATCAGTTATAGATCTCGAAAATGAAGATACAGACGATGTAGACAATTACGAAAGTGAGTTAATCGAAACGCCCGTTGCAGTTGCTAAGGAGACATTACGAGATGTTCATATCAACGAAGCGTTAAAAGCAAATGAAACAGTTAAGGTACAGTGTTTACTAGATAAGTTCTCACACGTGTTGACAGATATTCCAGGTAGGACAAATGTACTACAGCACGATATCAAGTTGACTTCTGATGATCCTGTTAGATTTAAACCTTATCCCATACCATATGCTATGCTAGACACGGTAAATAAGGAAGTCGATAAGATGTTAGAAATGGATATCATTGAGCGATCAGATAGTCCTTATTCAAGTCCATTTGTGATTGTGAAGAAGAAAGATCAGAGTAATCGGTTTTGTATAGATTTTAGAGGTTTAAATAGTATTACAATTTTCGACGCAGAAACGATGGGTAATATAGAAGAGATGTTTTCAAAGTTGTCTGGTTATCAGTTTATATCTAAAATTGATTTAACCAAGGGATATTGGCAAATTAGTCTTGTGGATGCTGCAAAACCCAAAACAGCATTCCAAACACCTAGAGGATTGTTCCAATTCAAGGTTCTGCCATTTGGCTTAGTCAATAGTGGTGCTACTTTTGTACGTTGTATGAGAAAAGTTTTAGAAGGGTTGGAAAACGTTGATAACTTTGTTGACGATATTATTGTGTACACACGTTCTTTTAATCACCATATGGAGGTTTTGGAGAGTGTATTTGAGAGGTTGGCATCTGCTAATTTGTCAGCAAGACCCTCAAAGTGTTATATAGCGTATAGCAGTCTTGAAGTTTTAGGTCACATTGTCGGAACAGATCGCCTTTCACCAAATCCAGATAAAATTGAGGTAATCAAAAATGCTCATAGGCCTACAACCAAGAAACAAGTTAGAAGTTTCATTGGCATGGCTGAATTTTACAGAAAGTTTGTTCCCAATTTCTCAGATATAGCTAGTCCGCTTACTGATCTGACGAAAAAGGGACAACCAAATCAGGTACGTTGGGAAGCTATTCATGAAAGAGCATTTTCAAGTTTGAAGAATGCATTAGTAAAAGCTCCTGTTTTAAAGTTGCCGAACTTTTCTCAGGTATTTATCCTTCAAACTGATGCTTCTGATAATGGAATAGGCGCTATACTGCTACAGGATGAAGATAATATTAGATTGCCTGTATCGTACGCTAGTAAAAAACTGAAAGCTAGTGAACGAAATTACTCCACTATCGAGAAAGAATGCCTAGCCATTGTATGGGCAATCAGCAAATTTCAAAGGTATTTATATGGTAAACAGTTTATATTAGAGACCGACCATCAACCTTTGATATATTTGCAAAAGTCTAAAATTGCAAATGCACGATTGATGAGATGGTCACTCTTGTTACAGCCGTATAGGTTCAGGATTGTTGCCATCAAAGGAAAGGACAACGTTGGAGCAGATTTTTTGAGTCGTATATAG